In Primulina huaijiensis isolate GDHJ02 chromosome 4, ASM1229523v2, whole genome shotgun sequence, the DNA window TTCAGCGCACGTTAAGATGATGTGACTAGACCAGAGACAGTTTGGGTTGTCAGATATGACAGTGTCAGAAGGCAGGACATGGGCAGCTATCTTACCATAAGTAGCAACCGAGCACTGAAAACAATGTGTCATCATTATTTGTATCTCTATAAACACTCAGGTTTTAATAATTGTGAGGCATAAATTCATTTACTTGTTTCTTACAAGTACTCAATATACATTTTCTACATTGTATTTTCTCATACGAGAAACACTTGACTGACTTGAGTGTCGGAGTTGTTATGCTGAAAAATCTTTCGGCGTCCCATTAATATTCCTAGTTCTTTGAGTGTGCATATTGTTCTTACTTGATTTGTCTAGCCATCATCAAAagtgattttatttaaaaatttgcaaaattaaaagtccataatcatttttttaaatatttgcgAACACAACTTCAAATATTCCAAAAATTTGGGAATTTACGAAGGTAATGGAAAATCTAATTGTACATTGGAAACTAAATAATATCTTGGTAATGTGTGCCATACACCTAAGATATGTATATCACTATATTCTGATATCTCAGTTGATACTAGGGGTTTACAGAAaccaaatcaaaacataaaaccaaacaaaatcaAACTGTTTTTAATTCAGCATAGTTTGGATTGATTTTAAATCAAccaccaaaaaaattaatttggttcatagttttgaaaaaaatctaaatcaaatCGATTTTATAAATAAAGTAATATGGATGGATCAAGGGGAAAAGTGGCAAATGTTAAAACTAAATCAATATGTAAACTCGTGAATCCAACTTCATTTACAGAATTACCTATTCTTTTTATTCAATTGAAGTTACTACGATGACACACATTTGGTAAATCAAACAAcgcatgaaaataaatttgcaAACAAAGCTGGAACTTTATTGAATGTTCACGGTTCACCTGTGTTTTCAAATACATCCCAATTACAAACAGCTTTGACAGAGATAATACCACAAGCAGTGATTTGGCGCAGGCTTTACACAACGTCCCTGATTCTTGGAATCTTCTAATCTACCGGACGAGAAGGCGAAGCCTGCTTATAAGAAGCAACCATCTTTAACAGTGTAAATGGATTTTTGTTTATGGAATTATATTACGGTTCGAGTAGTAAGTATACTGTTGCAGTATCTCAGGGAAGATACATCGCACTTCGAATTGATTTCATGATGTTCGTTCAAATCTGCCACCAGTTTGCATATGCAGCCATTCCGGAGACAAACTCCTGCCATATTCTCTTGCACTTTGGGAACCATATGTCATACCAGGAGTGTCAAAAGTTTGCTGAGCGAACTGCAAAGTGGAAAAGGACATAACACAAGTTGGAAATTTTAAGGCATGTATAACGGTTTTCCGAACATCGTTCAGTAGGAGCAACGGTAAATTTGAGGAGTTGATAATTGTGCTTTAAGAACTTACATCTTTTGAAGGATACCCGTCAAGGCCTACTCTTGAATTAACAGCTTCCAGCTTCATTGACAGGAACTGTCAGACACCGTCAATTATATATGATCAAATGAGATTCTAAGAgcaattatttataaaaaatacgGTAAAAATGTGCGTGTACACGCTGCATCTACTGAGGAAAGGGGGAGTTGGGAGAGGAGAGGAGGGAATTTACCTCAACCTGGTGTTGTAATGAttgaatataattaattatctcATCAAGTACCAGTGCTTTGCCGATAACCTGAAACCCAATGAACCATCCATTCAATTTGTTATtccagaaaagaaaaaaaagaaataaattcagGAGTAGATAAGTCCGAATAGACAGTGATTCAACACtaaaatcatcgaaaatttaACATTATTACTAGAATCAGAATTATCTTTACAAGCTTGGcatcaaagaaaaaaaacatggctCAAAAAAGTGTATAAATTACGGAATTCGACTCAGACGCAAACCACGGGTCATGCATTCTACTACATGAGCTGGAACTATAATTACAGTGTATGCATCCTTTGGCCAATAAAGTTATATAAAATTAGCCTGTACCAATTCCAAGACCAAGAGTTATAAATTGAACTGTCAAGCATCTATATAATAAACACATGCAgctcatttaaaaatttagttTTATGTTTCCGCCTTTCAAAATGTTCATTCAGATGAAAGTTTGGGCATTGTAGGAAACATCAAGTTCACTTGTGCAAtaaaagatgaaaaaataatCAGATACTCCTGATAATATTCTTGTGCGTGTCCAAATTTTTGTGACTTCACAGGAACATCAGCAGGCACAAAGTCCTAAAACTTGAATACCAACTCAGAGGCATTTTTCACAGAAAATATGGAAGCGGACAAATTTTAAGTTGGATAAGAGAATTTAGAAGTAACATTTTCGACCCATGGTCACATGGCAAAATCATACGTGGTGGACTCAAAGACTAGCCTCTTTTTGCATTAATCCAAATCCTCCTATATCCAAGAGGAAATGACAAACCTAAAGTTGATATCTACAAGGCAGCAAGTATAGTCCGGGATAACTTATACGCTAAGAAGTAACAGAAACTGAAAATAAATGAATCAGGGTCACGAGGGCTATTATCATTAAACGCAACTTCGAACATTTCTGTAGTAATTTAGTTCAAAGGATGCCGACACTCACTTTATTGCAACCAGGCACTAAATCTTGGAGAATTTTCATTCTCTCGCTGATCTTTTCTCTCCTAGCCTGCATACAAAGGCAAAAGAAACAAtggaaaaacaattatttagttttCACCAATAATGTCACATGACAATCCAAGAAAGACAAAATCTTTAGATATAAGCCAAATTCAATACAGTAAGGTCATTACTCTTTCAGCCAGACTATGACTATCAGTAGCTTGCCCCCGTCTTGCTCTCACATGGATGTAGTCTTGCTTCGGCTGTTCAGCTGGTTTCGGAGGTTGATCCGCTGCTTTTCCTGAATTTCCATCTGTGTTTTCGTTATCCTCGTTTGATCCTTCAGCCTTGAGCTTTTTACTCTCACCGTCATACTGCTCAATGCCAAAATTATTACCACAGTCAAACACAAaccaaaataagaaaaatcaatGGTTAAATCAAAAGATGGTAAATTGACAAGGTATTTACTGAATTTGGCATAGTTTTTAGTTGCCGGAATATATTAAATGCAAAAACACACATGTAAAACACAGGACCTGAATTAGCTGATCAAAGCCACAGAATGATGAATAATCCCTAAATCACATAGCAAAACACAATCATCCACACTACATAATCTACATTCGAAAATTAACGATTTCCACATTCAACCGAAACACTACCGAAACATCATTATTGTTGCCAAAGCAGTTGCTGGTGGAAGCTCCTCCTCTCGCACACTCATCCTCCTCGCGGCGCTTCCTCGAATTATGGCTGGGCGGACCGTGATTCGACCCGTGGTCCACCACCATCGGATCCACATTATACGGCGCCGCATTGGCGTTTACCTGAAACCCCGGCCAGATCTCCGAGTAGTAAACTCCTCCGCCGCTCATTATCCCCTCCTGCGGATCCATTTAACCGAAAATGGAAGATCATTCACAGGAGAGGAGCATGTACAAGGACAAGGAAACGGTAGATCTCCCCACCCTTCAGAAGTGGAGTTTGTTGGGGGGTGCGTACTTCGAACGGCGGCGTACGATTGCCAGCACCGGCAGCATTCAGTGGCTCACTTCTTCTTGTTCAGTTTGGAAGTGACTTCGAGATTTATTCGGAGCGTCCAGCGCTCAACTGTATTTCAGCAAGCCGAGTGTTTTCCCCTGCGACCGGCTCACGTGGACCGAACTGTTTGGTCAGTCAAACTGTCAAAGCTACCTGTATAATAAAAATCCacgttattttaattataaagatgtttatttgatttaatttattttaatttaaatttagattGAATTGCTTAAAATGGATTCAGAATCATTTTAATGAATTGTAtccaataatatattttatttttttatcattattttgttatttactAATggttgagaaaaataaaatattgatttcaattatattttaattcatttcgaTTTGATTTCTGATACCCCTGTAAAAACTTAGGGTCATCATTGATCCGGAATATCAATTGGAAAGCCCAGATCAAAAGCTAGCTTCCCGGACACTTCTCCTCTTCTCGGGCAGTTATCATAGCCCGGGCTCTCATACAAACACCCGGGTAACCGACTACCCGgaccacctcgagaattgaaccacactcgagtatgattgatacaggtagtctaatctgtcagagcaACTTGGGTTTGGaatgtcctagaagtcatcagaagctagAGTATGGGCAgtcgacttgccatacttagtaggtggcGCTGGAATCGAGGTAACTACCCATTTTCTACTACAAATAGCagatattaatgtcatttacagcAACTGAAACCTTTGAACTCTCAAGCACTTACATATTTTCGttcaaatattgcttgtgttcatctaaaaacctgctgacttaagcatccgagtggccacgccggatacccctccggcgcccattcacgagttcatttccttgtttgcaggtgctattgaagccattatcttcactcaaattcccaaacattataaattacTGATTTGACCTGTTGGAGCTCcttccttacccggctcatccatttcagcgAGTTCACTTCAATTTCATTTTCAGATTTGATTGTAATCATAATCCAATAAATATAATCCTGTATAATGTAGTACTCTATAAGATTATTCATATTATCCATTATTCAAAATGGGTATGGTAATATAGCAttatctaaaaaataattataaactaTGGTaagataattattaatattttatatataatagtctatattttaatataaaaattgacttacctctaaaaaaaattgtcacAAAAATATATAGGATTAAGCGTTTATCATTTTACGAAAATTTATAGTGTGTATTAAATGTGCACGACTACCTATTTTAAATCATGCAACAGTTCAAGAGCTTTGATTCCTCCTCCAACAGTTCAGTTATTGTATTCGAACAATCTATCTTTCAATAATTACattatttgtaatttatattAATCAAACATTGGATCTTGACTATTATATCAATATTATGATAAAatctttgttattttattaaaatctatAGTCGGTCTAACGGAAGGTTGATAGTGCAATCTCAATATTATGATAAAGTGTttgttattttatcaaaatctaTAGTCGATCTAACGGACAGTTGATAGTGCAATCTCAATATTTCAAACCGAACATCAGTCCAAACAACCTTCTTTGATTGTTTTATCAACTGATACAATTATTATAACCCATAAAATCAATTGTTCTATTATGGCGCACATGGAGCGcgctaataataataataataacaatgtTGATATCTCATGGATGAGCCCATTATCCCTGACCCATCCTTAGTCCAAATGGAAGACAGGCCCATCACGGGCCCAGGTAccctcctataaatatcaggtttgattGTTCAGTTGAGGgattcactatattatttttcagcagcacccttagctgctctccacTTATATcttcagtctctgacttgagcctcggaggggctacgccgggaTACCCTctcggcccccttctaacggtcttattcgtgatttcaggctcaNNNNNNNNNNNNNNNNNNNNNNNNNNNNNNNNNNNNNNNNNNNNNNNNNNNNNNNNNNNNNNNNNNNNNNNNNNNNNNNNNNNNNNNNNNNNNNNNNNNNAGGTTACtcctcattttttaaaaattagtttAAACTTCCTACTTTTTCTAAAACATTGGAAAATCATCTTTGAGCTTTTTAATCTTGATATGTGACGTTGTTATATCTTTCGAACATGttcttaaatatataaaacCTAAAGACATACAATTATATAAGGTTTCTAGTTTATATAccttgattaaatttttaattttatttttatttttatttttaatggtcCATCATGTttctgtaaaataaattaaacagttTACTTCTTTGACTGGAGTGTCGGTGGGTTGTATCTACCAAGTTTTACAGAGTGCTCCTCACAGCCTAAACATGTTGTCGCAACAGATGGTTCTTGACGTAGATCCCTTCAACAACACCTAGCACAACTCTGCTTAATTTTGTACCTCATAGTGTATAATAATgtagttcaatttgaaaataataaatgataatGGTAGTAAGCATTGatctttttattcaaacttaGAAACTATTATAACATAATAACCTCCTGTATAGGATAATAAACTTGCTTAGCTACATATAGTAGCTGGAATTACGACACACATATAACAAAGAAAACCATTAcaagtttattttgagagaaaaatgaagaAGCTGAATGTTGCCTTCATCTTCTCTCTGTCTTGGTATTTACAGAAGCCttggtggatttgaaatccggacttcaaatcttgtgAATTATTCTACCAGTTGTGGCCGACAACATCTTGTCAGTGATGGTCCTTTCAACCACTagttagtgacttgtcgttaTAGGTGGTTGAGTATTCCATCTTCCACTAGTTAGTGGAAACATCTTTAAGTGGTGGTTCATCCTCCATTAATGGAGTGGTTGGATCACATTCCTACTTTATCTTTTTTCggagaatttttttcttttgtatggtctccaaggaaattttttttgtgtggtCCCTGACCACTTGGTCCTGTCTCTGCAAGATACTTTCGGGCCATTATGGATTGAAAGCCTTTACCGAATTCTGGCTCCTTTAAGGTCAGACATTCTGGGCATATGCTTTCTGACCATCTTCTCATATGAGCGATATTACAGAATTTCCGACGAGTTTCTTTGCTCTCCGACATCTTGCTATTTCacaaaagatttattttttttttcaaataggtcttctgcaaaacttcttgttttacataaaaaaaccCGTTTACAGAATTCtgataaaatataaatagaaaTTTGACTTTGTCAATCTCAGTTAAATAGACCCATAACCCCATGCTCTTTTAGTGGAAATGTCATCTTCAATAAATGAGGAGACCAGGGGTGTTTCGTTCTCTAGTGGATCCTTTATGAACTTTTGGATGTTTATATCTAGTCTCCTAggcttgatgaaatgaaatgCTTCATGTGAACCTTTCTCTACTGGTTCTGGTGctataatgaaaaaatatagttctagaatatctcatatggacaaataatcattatttgtcTATGTCTCGTGCACTGCTTCTTGTATCCATTTTGGGAATTTGGATATTTTTAGGAAGCTgggtaatatataataaatagagTCAAGAGCCCAAAATTCATACTATGCCTTGTCCTCCTTAGGATATGAATTCGGTTTATCCATACCCTAGAATATTTTCATGCTACATCAACTCGGATTATGGCTGGGTTAatttctattttgttttcaatttttcaCAGTTCTGTTGATATACTTGAAATGGAGAAACTGAAaattcattagtaccaaccttagatTTACAGTTGTCTGTATGACGTCTAAGGTTGATCTCatcctcttcaatccccgaaaTGCAGGGTTGACTTGAAGACTcaagataaggatctggagtttcttttttttggtcgactcatctggagatgttcctgacttaacacttgtgctaggggtacttGAATCTCATGCGAGAGATATAAAGTCTTGTACttgaaaactctccatttgagaaaccagtggcttctcaatgccttggagttTAGGCCTTTGCTGCACAGACCATAATTGAGTATAATCCTATATACATGATCGAGCAAAACCTGCATCGTAAAATCATCggtaaaaatcaataaaattcaagctCGATATAATCGctagtgcacgatgtcaagtaataatatagtgtacaAGAGTACGAATATCGTTCCTCCAAAAACTATATttcacaattattattttcaattattaaacTTTTAGCAACGATGATTTGACAGATTACTTACTACtaaatgattaaataaacaattattaaatattttcaggATTAAATGATGACTTTAacaaactaaaataattaatcaaagattcaatgagaaatgaatttgttgggaatctcggttcacctacctTTCGTTCATTTACTTAATTCGTTCAACAATGATCCACGCCTTCGACAGGATTTCTTAAACAATTGAACACACCATCTCGAGCTATGACATACTAATTtaactcagtgaagtaattaaatctctttaattatttcTCAAAGGTGAATTGCATGTCGTTCTATGAAATCCGATAGCTTTCGACCTATTGGATTATGAATATCGACGTGTTTCCAACTTCATATGTCTATGCAAATTGTAAATCTACGGACTATGCTACACGTTcatatcacaagttattctctcgaccTCACTCGAAATATGAGGTTGTTATTAAAATTAGCTACGCtttaataatataatgaaaataattgcacactcaagaataaatcaaaattcgagaaataaattaactaaacacGGTTTCGGGGTAGTATCCCCTTAAATCCAAACAAATATGAAAGTCAGCTGCTAgaattcatgataaaaataagtaaaacaATGTTAAACAAGAAGTTTTAAGCTAGAAATACTAGACGTGACGAAAACGAGAAAAACGGTGCTCGGAAATCTTGAATTATTCAACTTCAAGCCTTTTTCTACTTTCCCAAATTTTGTGGCTGCTGAAAAGTGTTTATTTTTTGTGCCTATTTTTTCTCATATGACAACTCTGCAGCCGCACTTGGTTAGCTTTCAGCCGAAGGCAAGAAATCATCCTTAAAATTTTTTCCAATTTGTGACCCGCTCGGGTGATAAGATTCTACCGTCCGAGCTCCGACTCCTCTGCCTTTTTTCTTCCATCGTGCAGCACTaacgctcgagcggtaatattctaccgctcaAGTGCCGACTCTTCTGCTTTCCACACAACAAAGGAACCAACTCGCGCCAGAGTGGTAAGATCACTCTTCTGTCCGGAAATCAATCTTCGCGCCCAAGCGGTAATATTCTACTGCCTGAGCACCAGTCTTTCTGCCAAATTCACTCCTTTTTCTGATGGCTAGTATTCTTCTCCCCCGATTTCAGTTTTTGGCCATTTTACCTGCAAATTAATCAAGTAAGAGTGAGCCATGATCATATGCATATGTTAATtctaaaacgaacaaaatgtaGATGAAATGCACAcacacaatgcaaacacacacaaaactaatgcaataaaacacgtaaaaattaCACCTATCAACCCCCTCATACTGACCTTTTTCTTGCCCTCGAGCAAAATAGGTTATAGACCACAATTATGACACAAACAAAACACCAAATAAAAGTACTAAAACAACAAACTCGATGGCAAAATAGCAACTAGTATCTCCTGCCTCTGTGGGTCTTTGAAATACACCTCATCAGTCACATCACAACATCCATTAACACCCATTTTAAATCACCACATCGCgtttttttgatataaaatgtgTTCGTGTGTGTGTGGGCTGTGGGTTCTAGTAGCTTGTGCTTCAGATAGCTTCATTTAAAATCCATTAACACCCATTTTAAATCAACAATTCGATGCAAGTTTTCACTTTCCCGAGTTCCGTTTCCATTCGTGACCAACAAGTAAACACAAAGCAGTAAAATTTCATGGTTGCACAACGATTTTTAGGGAGGTATTGTCAACATGTGTTCAAGTAATCTAAAAAGATTGGGAGTACACCGATCATTTTCATTATGCACTTGTCAGAATTTTTATCCGACATTCCACAACTCTGTACATCTCCACCTTTTCAGACCAGAGATAGAATTTCATCTCCTTTTTGGCTTCCCTCACCTTACATctcattttgtttttttctttgtttttttaataagtgCTTAATTTTCTCATATGTACTCACTAGGTTCTGAATATGTGGCATGTAAGTTTATTTGGCCCAGGGAATAATTTTCAGGCTTCATGCACGATTTAGAAGAAGGTTATTCCAGGTTTACAAAAGCTTTCTACTCGAGTTCATGCTACTGGTTAGTCACTTATTTCCACAGACATTCATTCAAGTTCTACTCAAATCTCATGTCTCTCCAGTTTCCCccacaaaatttttaattcaactATCATTCATACAACTACCAAAACCTACTGTATGTGCAtaaaaacatttcaaaattcAAGCCAAAATGCATTCTTGCTAAATGGAATATCAATAACGAGTGACAAGACTAAGAGACATGTAAGTCATCGATCCAAGATCATCATTGGATACCAACATACATGCTTCACCATCAATTGACAACACATGCAATGCACAACTGGCTGACCCCGACCCCTTTATACTAAGCGTGTGCAATGTCCCTATTGCACAAATGACTGAAACACACTAACTAAACACATATGCATAACATAGAAACAAATGCAATGTAAATGACAAAATGAAAAAACGATGATAACAAAACAGAATGCAACAGAAAATAAAAGCGAAAAGAAGAGGAAATAGTGAACTCCCTTGATCAAGGCTCGTTCTCGTTCTGTTCTGGCTGTGGTACCCCCCCTGCTGCTGATAGTCATACTGAAAGTGGAATGGAGGAATGAACGGTGGATGTGGTGGTATGGCCGATAGGTCAGCGCCCCCTTGGATGAGCATGTCGCGTATCAGGGACTCAACGTAGGTAAAATGATCATTAAAGTTTGCATTGAGACAAAAacattaatttgaaaaaatccttgaatatattatctatctttctttgaaatatttaCAGTGAATTAGCCAATCGCATTGGTAAAACTTCCCAAATGTAGTGTCCTTTTAGTGTGAAGAAAGTTGtgtatttctttcttttttcctgCATCTAAATTTGATAGAATTTGGACTTACAATCGAATTTAGAGAATATTTTAGCGTTACATATGCAACTAATCAAATGTTCTCTGCTAGGTATGAAATATTAATCAAACTCcaagattttattaatttcttgataattattTACCAACCTGGGTTTGTTTCTTTTGATCTCACCATGATTTGTTACAAGAAAACATGGAATGTTGTATGGTGATATTACTGCTTTGATTATTCCAAGGTCCAGATGTTCTTTGataataatctgcatatccTTTTGATCAACTATGTTCATTAGGACATGCTTGCATctgacaaattcatactctttgtcTTCCTTTATTTTAAGGTTAGCTTTGAGTTTATTATATCCCACCATGTCATgagatcttcattgtaattttttctGATGTTTTATGGACATCTTCCGGAGATACTTTCGATTCAAAATCTACACTGTTATGGTGTATAATTATCTTGAGgaattctatttcttctggtCGGAGGTCCTTATCTGCTTTTAATTGGAGTACTATTTATCCAAACTGTCTAGAATCCTTCATTTTTATGATCAGAAGTTTTCTTTCATCAACACGCTTGCTACGAAATcggattgaaattttttttacaaaatgtCTCTTTTAGTGTCTGGACTATGACTTTGTGATAACATAGTGTTGTGAACACCAATTTTTCTAGTATTATTTTCTTGTGTATTGGACCTAAAACacatgtatcatgaaaataaatcgatGGTTTTTTTACCTTGTCAAAGTGTGTGTCCAGTAGCTCCGATTAATATTTctgtcatcttaatcccttaaCGTAAGATTAAGATTTGTTTAGAGAAATCTCCTCTATCAATCTGAGGTAATTCTTATTCCAATTATATtggaaaaaaataatctttttgtTGTACAGATTCTAGCTCCCGAATCaatataaacaacaaaatattccaccttatattgttcatataacatccaTATTGgatgtatatcgagaatggaTGTATGATCATTGGATTTTCGACATCCTATCATCTGTAATGAATTTCATTCCATTTTCTAGGCGTTTTCAAGGTTGTGTTCCTCGAGAAACTCAAGCCAAAGAACCAGTTGATCTGTTTCTTTTCCTGGGGTTCCCTTGAAATGAACTTCCAGTTCTCTGATGTTTATCATTCTTTGATAAGTTCTTATCAATTGTTGTTCCAAATAGTATATAGTATTACAAAGAAATTGATTTCTTTGACTTGTAATATCAAACACTATTTCTACTTCCCTAATCTTTCCGGAAATATGAGATTTTCTATTGTTGAAAAGCTTTTTGTTACCGGTTGAACATCCTGAACATGTGCTTTTCTACACTTGTAGTTTGTGATCCTATCTtattgaaaagatagtcttcttggttacaatctaagactttgattcttTAGCAGAATCAGTTTGTCTTGGATTTAGATGTCTATTTCCTGTGTTAGAAGAAACTCTATTATTTCTGGCTAAATTGCTTGAAcaaattttccaaatatttctggtatttcaataaactcatttctaataaataattataaacgaTGTATATTAGATAAagtatatgaaatttgatatgtaatagaatatggtctattaccttatTTTATCAgcattttttctttgaaattttgatgtaacaTCAAAGCTCGGCTGAAgtctcgatctgccaggttgaAGGCAATTCTTGGATAAACCACTCTTACAATTTTTCCTGCACTTCAATTCTTGAATTCCATTTATACTTAgcgaataacataatatattaatcCACTAAAttgatgtcatgtaattcaaggcTATATATTGgatgtatatcgagaatggaTGTATGATCATTGGATTTTCGACATCCTATCATCTGTAATGAATTTCATTCCATTTTCTAGGCGTTTTC includes these proteins:
- the LOC140975355 gene encoding transcription factor BHLH089-like gives rise to the protein MDPQEGIMSGGGVYYSEIWPGFQVNANAAPYNVDPMVVDHGSNHGPPSHNSRKRREEDECARGGASTSNCFGNNNDVSYDGESKKLKAEGSNEDNENTDGNSGKAADQPPKPAEQPKQDYIHVRARRGQATDSHSLAERARREKISERMKILQDLVPGCNKVIGKALVLDEIINYIQSLQHQVEFLSMKLEAVNSRVGLDGYPSKDFAQQTFDTPGMTYGSQSAREYGRSLSPEWLHMQTGGRFERTS